The proteins below are encoded in one region of Apium graveolens cultivar Ventura chromosome 4, ASM990537v1, whole genome shotgun sequence:
- the LOC141718623 gene encoding uncharacterized protein LOC141718623 has product MSVTDTIKTIPTADNFRSPSCPTADNFRGPFGLILIFGCMDSGMYGLGQNDTPQELNLRTNLLPSIDISYFEEYSGLSTQALLNVWATLINKDSSENYSTQKVWDATNPRGAERLPAGIVKSESDLYIYNSSAIPSEDSVVKPKYLLTFTVGYQLRTHIDISVRKFSEDFTVMLFHYDNRTSEWDQFEWSKRAIHISVPKQTKWWYAKRFLHPDIVAPYDYIFIWDEDLGIDKFDPQEYIRLVKKYGLDISQPGLSPDSVSTWRMTQKKDDSEVHKSTEERPGWCPHPHLPPCAAFIEIMAPVFSRKAWRCVWHLIQNDLVHGWGLDFALGKCVEPAHEKIGVVDSQWVVHASIPTLGNQGVKEGGRTAWEGVRERCRVEWAMFQNRFIEAEKSYYESKGIDVSNYTTSLGGGHIHSRKFDVEGQHQEGSRKL; this is encoded by the exons ATGtcg GTAACTGATACTATAAAAACGATCCCAACCGCGGACAATTTCCGCAGTCCGTCCTGCCCAACCGCGGACAATTTTCGTGGTCCGTTT GGCTTGATCTTAATCTTTGGTTGTATGGATAGTGGAATGTACGGACTGGGACAAAATGACACCCCACAAG agTTGAACCTACGGACCAACCTTTTACCATCCATTGATATTTCTTACTTTGAGGAGTACTCAGGGCTCTCAACTCAGGCACTGTTGAATGTTTGGGCTACTCTTATTAATAAGGACTCTTCAGAAAATTATAGCACTCAGAAG GTCTGGGATGCAACAAATCCTCGAGGTGCTGAAAGGCTACCTGCTGGCATCGTCAAATCTGAGTCTGACCTTTACATCTACAACTCTTCTGCTATTCCCAGCGAG GACTCAGTTGTTAAACCAAAGTACCTTCTAACCTTTACGGTTGGTTATCAGCTGAGAACCCATATTGATATATCAGTCAGAAAG TTCTCTGAGGATTTCACTGTTATGCTGTTTCACTATGATAACCGAACATCTGAATGGGATCAATTCGAGTGGTCAAAGCGGGCTATTCACATTAGTGTTCCGAAGCAAACTAAATG GTGGTATGCAAAACGTTTTTTACACCCTGACATTGTTGCTCCATATGATTACATATTTATCTGGGATGAGGACCTTGGGATAGATAAGTTTGATCCACAGGA ATACATTAGACTGGTGAAGAAGTACGGATTGGATATATCGCAACCTGGTTTATCTCCGGACAGTGTGAGTACTTGGAGGATGACAcagaagaaagatgatagtgaagtACACAA ATCAACAGAAGAAAGACCCGGTTGGTGTCCACATCCACATTTGCCACCGTGTGCAGC ATTTATTGAAATTATGGCACCTGTATTTTCTCGAAAAGCATGGCGTTGTGTTTGGCATCTAATTCAG AATGACTTGGTGCACGGGTGGGGACTTGATTTTGCGCTTGGGAAATGTGTAGAG CCTGCACATGAGAAGATAGGAGTGGTAGATTCTCAGTGGGTTGTCCATGCCTCCATTCCTACTCTAGGAAATCAG GGTGTAAAAGAGGGCGGAAGGACAGCATGGGAAGGG GTGAGGGAGAGGTGTCGAGTGGAATGGGCAATGTTTCAGAATCGTTTCATCGAAGCAGAGAAATCCTATTACGAGTCAAAGGGAATTGATGTCTCTAATTACACAACCTCGTTAGGAGGAGGTCACATTCATTCCAGGAAGTTTGATGTGGAAGGCCAACACCAGGAAGGCAGTCGCAAACTGTAA
- the LOC141718046 gene encoding LOW QUALITY PROTEIN: uncharacterized protein LOC141718046 (The sequence of the model RefSeq protein was modified relative to this genomic sequence to represent the inferred CDS: substituted 2 bases at 2 genomic stop codons) has product MAKPLHLSRRFSFTAVLRPISAARPPHFPTTTPYKPTFTSLKLISISRQFSTTATPYPLQYDMIISRPVNSPPRTPRRKLPTHLAKTRPDNPESDSELGFNDWVDKKLASNQESGSGQNDEMDKSKRKYYNKKMKRMYGSDSDDDKSGPKGDDFVELKPEVVDFHRLHKREEELYFYDAFAYPWEKDKHYKMVYQLEKKYFPDQCFDKAFLGPGETSSKVKSKKDKEGAEKKDKEKSLVFFDDESSNVDENVSRKEVEKNVDVTEKKVEEFFNVLKKVPKRDSEVASVEPFIASRSSGLPPKWDSPTGTVVLVNKPKGWTSFTVCGKLRRLVKVKKVFIILEXPVVXTCYICYNINLPPATLDPMATGLLIVCVGKATKVVDSYQGMIKGYSGVFRLGEATSTLDADSPVIQREPWEHVKDEDLKKTAASFCGEIWQVPPMFSAIKVGGEKMYEKARRGEKVELAARRISIFQFDVERSLDDRQNVIFKVTCSKGTYVRSLCADFAKTLGSISHCALRRDSIGQYLANDAWEFKELEEAITKEYL; this is encoded by the exons ATGGCAAAACCACTACATCTCAGTCGCCGGTTCTCTTTCACCGCTGTCCTCCGCCCAATCTCCGCCGCTAGACCACCACACTTCCCCACCACAACTCCTTACAAACCCACCTTCACCTCTCTCAAACTTATCTCTATTTCCCGCCAATTTTCCACCACTGCAACTCCATACCCACTTCAATACGACATGATCATTTCCCGACCAGTCAACTCTCCACCTCGAACACCCCGCCGTAAATTGCCGACCCATTTGGCTAAAACCCGACCTGACAACCCAGAATCCGACTCTGAGCTAGGGTTTAATGATTGGGTGGACAAGAAGTTGGCTTCAAATCAAGAATCCGGGTCGGGTCAAAATGATGAGATGGATAAGTCTAAGAGGAAGTATTATAATAAGAAGATGAAAAGAATGTATGGGTCTGATTCAGATGATGACAAGAGTGGCCCAAAGGGTGATGATTTTGTCGAATTGAAACCCGAAGTTGTGGACTTTCATAGGTTGCATAAGAGGGAAGAGGAGTTGTATTTTTACGATGCTTTTGCATATCCGTGGGAGAAGGACAAGCATTATAAGATGGTTTATCAGTTGGAGAAGAAGTATTTTCCTGATCAGTGTTTTGATAAGGCGTTTCTTGGACCCGGGGAGACGAGTAGTAAGGTGAAGAGTAAGAAAGATAAAGAGGGTGCGGAGAAGAAGGACAAGGAGAAGAGTTTGGTGTTTTTCGATGACGAGAGTAGTAATGTGGATGAGAATGTGAGTAGGAAGGAAGTGGAAAAGAATGTGGATGTTACAGAGAAGAAAGTTGAGGAGTTTTTTAACGTTTTGAAGAAAGTTCCGAAAAGGGATAGTGAGGTTGCTAGTGTGGAGCCGTTTATTGCTTCCAGAAGTAGTGGACTTCCTCCTAAATGGGATAGTCCTACCGGCACTGTGGTTTTGGTGAATAAACCAAAAG GATGGACTTCATTTACAGTTTGTGGAAAGTTACGTCGTCTGGTGAAAGTTAAAAAGGTATTTATTATTTTAGAGTAGCCTGTTGTTTAAACATGCTACATCTGTTATAATATTAATCTTCCACCTGCAACCCTTGATCCTATGGCAACTGGTTTACTAATTGTCTGTGTTGGTAAAGCTACGAAGGTTGTAGACAG TTATCAGGGTATGATTAAAGGTTATAGTGGTGTCTTTCGTTTAGGGGAAGCGACCTCAACACTGGATGCTGATTCACCG GTTATCCAACGTGAACCATGGGAGCATGTCAAGGATGAGGACCTAAAGAAAACTGCAGCATCCTTCTGTGGAGAGATATGGCAAGTCCCTCCGATGTTTTCCGCAATAAAA GTTGGAGGGGAGAAGATGTATGAGAAAGCACGAAGAGGTGAAAAGGTTGAACTTGCAGCACGAAGAATTTCAATCTTTCAGTTTGATGTGGAGCGAAGTTTAGATGACAG GCAGAATGTAATTTTTAAGGTGACATGCTCAAAAGGAACCTATGTGCGATCCCTTTGTGCAGATTTTGCAAAGACTCTTGGCAG CATTTCTCACTGTGCTCTGCGGAGGGATTCAATTG GACAATATTTAGCTAATGATGCCTGGGAATTTAAAGAATTGGAAGAAGCTATTACAAAGGAATATCTGTAG